The genome window CTGTCTTGATTCTCCTCATTGCTTGAGCCTTTTTGTCTGTCCGTCCGTTCGTCTATCGAGTGTTCAGCCTGTCTACCCGGACTTACATCAGCCCACCGGTCTACCTAGCCGCAAGGGGTTTGCCAAGGAGTATAGCTCAACCTAGGTTCCAAGTTGAGGTGTCTGTATTCAATATGACAACCAAGGCAGACCCGCCATTCTTGCTCGTCTTAGTGCTTTTTCATTTGGCTTCTCATCATGTGGAGCTGTGAAGCGTAGACTGCAGCAGTGTGTGGCAACAGAGTTGCGGATATCACAGCCGACCCGTAGCTTAGGTACCTTACTTATCCATAGTCCGCCTTAGTGTAGAGCCGACCACCAAAATGCCACTCAGGTAAGTACCTCAAACCACTAACTAGCGAGCATGGCAATGTACATTGGCAGCATTCAACGGAATCATTCGTTGCACTCCCTGTCAATCTGACTTGTTGTCGCACAGGAACGTCACAGTGGCGGCGATATGTGACTTTCTATGCATACACTCCCACCAAAATAATTCTCCTTGATTGACAAGAAGTTTAAGAGACAACCTTGGCCTTGGTATTCTAACAATTCTTTACTTTTTTCCCACAGCCTCTGGCCTATTAAATCTGTATCCGTCATAACTAATGTTCACAGGAGCCGCCAATCCGATTACCTGAAGGGTGACCGAAAACGAAAATACAGAACTCCAGCTTCAACCTATTCGTCCTGTGCAGTCGTACAGAACACCTAAACTTTAGGTCTTTGATGGTTGAGGGAAATTACATCCAATGCGGATAGTGATACCTAACATGGGATTTTACATCACACCGAGATAATTTTTTGCCTCTGAGTCATGAGCCGGGGCAGATGTACCGAATACGCAGGTGTTTATACACATCAATCCCAGTTGCAAATGACTTGGCTTAATATTCATCAGTACAAAGGTACTTCGCTGACTacgtgatgatgaggaatACTTTTCAGCATTTAAGGGTATCTGGCTAGTAGTAGCCAGCCACTAACAGCTCGACTTCAGCTACCCTTCATTCGAGTGGACTTCAATTTGGGAATGCACAGGTAACCGATCCTTCCACCTAAGTTTCAGGATCAGTTAGAAACTGTTTCGAGTTTGTAGTGTGACAGTCGCCAAAGCATCTAAATCTGAGACTGCGGTGTATGTACGGATGACCTCTGTACAACATGCTCGAAATCGTTCAGGTGCCATGGGGGTTTTGGCCTACGTATCTATGGTTGTAACTTATTAAGGAGAAGGTCCGGACTTCTGTTGAACCGAAAAGATGGTTCAGCCTTGAAGATGCCCCCAGTAAGATTACCTTAGTACTAATGGAACTATCGGACCCCATCCATATTTCTGGGAGTAGAGTCTGACCAATGAGGCTTATTCAGCAGCGACTTGTCTTTGTTTTTCTGTAGGTGCTCAGATTATTGTCTGGTGCGATTAGTCGTCACTGTTCGTCTTGGACTGGatcgaagacaaagaaaTACGTAGCTCTGCTTTCGCAACTCAATCATCTAGTCGTATCTCAGATCTTCCCACTTAGAAATGCCTGAAGGTATCTGACTGTTGGTAGCTTGGATCCTCACACCTGGAAGGTTACAGGAATCCAACGTCTCCCTTGTAAGCTGCTCGGCTACACTCGGCATCCCGTGCCAggttgaagaaagaagaaggcggtAAGCACTTGATAGACTCTCCGCCTACAACAAACGGTTTAGATATTGCCCATTTCTAAAGTCGCGCGATACCGGAAGCGGACTAGCGCAGATTGATCATATTGCTCCTGCAAGTCATCAACAGGGAAAGTGATGAAGCAATTTATGTTGCTGTCATGAAGAGAGCGGCTAGATAgggatgttgatgaagatagTTGTTCTCTCAGAGGCATCCTGTGACAACATTGAGAGATCGATCAAGAGGATCGCAATACATTTCACTGCATGCTGCGGATATCGATGGCGAAGTCCCAGAGAATGGCTCCGCTCGGCAAAGAAAACTCTTGCTTTCGCCCCTCCCGGCTTTTCTCAATCGGAGAAAAACATGGAGTAGATAGTTCATCATTTATACAGTAACAATTACCTGGACTCGAATCTTCTTGTTTGTATCCCTCAGGCTCCGCTATCGCAGACAGACTTGACTTGGTTTCTGAGGTTGTTATAGTTCGGCACCATTGCCGGATCTGATTGATAGTGACTCACAAGTCCCAAACTGAAAGTCAATTGACCTCGAGCCCCTTGTTCAATTGTCGCTCAACTTTGCACCTTTGTCATAAACAGGATCCAATTTTTGAACCATATCAGCAATCATCACACCAAGCCAAACATGGGTTCCATTGCTCAGACAGTACGAGAGCTTGATGCCTCGACCGTCAAGGTAACTCGGTCCACCAACCTGCGTCTGGTTCCTGAACCCGGTTCTCCGGAGGAACTCAGTCACTCGCACTGTACAGACCACATGGTCACCGTCAGATGGACCGTGAACAATGGATGGGAGACCCCAGAAATCAAACCATACGAGAATCTCAGCATTCCCCCGACCGCCGGCTGCCTGCACTATGCTACGGAATGCTTCGAGGGCATGAAGGTGTACCGGGGATACGACGGCAAATTGCGTCTGTTCCGTCCAGACTGCAACGGCGAGAGACTTGTCATGAGTGCCCAGAGAACTTCTTTGCCCACTTTCCGGttcgaggagctcaaggtGCTTATCGCCAAGTTGATGCAGATAGATGGGCCCCGTATGCCCCCCTACTCCAAAGGAATTTTTGACGGGAACTAACAAACTTTCTTTCCCTCCAATAGGCTGGCTCCCTAAAGACCAACCCGGTCGATTCCTTTACCTTCGTCCCACTTTGATCGGCAGCGGCCCTCATCTGGGCGTGCAAACACCCAAGGAAGCCCTCCTGTTCATCATCGCGGTGCCATGGCCTGACCCATCCAAGAAGCCAGTCGCGCCTGGCACCAAGCCGGGCCTGAAGCTGCTCGCCTCCCACCCTGAGACAATCCGGGCCTGGCCTGGTGGCTTTGGTTACGCGAAGCTTGGAGCTAACTATGGCCCTTCCCTGTCAGCTCACGGTCAAGCACAAGCCTTGGGCTTTGACCAGGTCCTTTGGCTCTTCGGGGAGGACCGTCAAGTAACCGAGGCCGGCGCCAGCAATTTCTTCATTATCTGGGAGAACAAAGATACTGGCAGACTCGAGCTCGTCACCGCGCCCCTTGAGAACCAGTTGATCCTCGCCGGCGTCACCCGCCGCAGCGTGCTGGAGCTGGCACGGTCAAGATTGACCAAGCCAGTCGGAAGCCTTGCGCCTGTTGACGTTGTGGAAAAGGCGCTTACCATCGGAGATGTTGAGCTGGCCTGGAAGGAGGGACGCGTTGTTGAGGCGTTCGTCTCCGGCACTGCTGTAAGTCACTCTTGGCTCGAGAACGCTCACTCATCATTTCGCTAATGCAACATAGTACTTCATCACTCCTGTGAAGCTCGTCAGGAACGGTGATCTCGATATGGACATGGTTGATGCGGGCGTTGAGCGTGCAGGATACGCTACCCAGATCAGGTCCTGGTTGGAAGCCATCATGTACGGCAAGGAGAACCATGAGTGGTCTTATGTGATTGAGGGAGAGGTTGAAAATTAAAGGTGGATgcatcctttcttttgtcaaTAGACATAGACTAAAAGGTCGCAATGTGTTGCATGCGGGATGATGATTTGAACGGAGTTTTCACGCTGAGCCTGCCAGTTTATATACTTATGCACCGAGCTTTAGCTCTTGGAATGGTAATTACCTATTCAAACCTCTTTGTTGGCATGCAGGCTTTATCTGACGACCGTTGAATTGCCTTATTTTGAATCGTCTTGAACGAGGTGTCAGAATCGTAGCTTGCCCATAGAGTGACTGATCAATACCTGAAAAGCTGAAAATCTGTTCCCTCGTCACATAACTGGTGTGTGGTGGTATAGACGTCTTTCCAATTATCATGAGTCGCTTACTTGAGATGCACAAATAAATGGCGCATAGACTCGATAAGGAACCGCGATGGAGTGTCAAGAGTCGAATATTTTACATACTAGTGTCATTAAGCAGAAGATACTCGCCTATGGCGTATCCACATTGGCCATGTCCGGATCCTGCGTCGTGTTCCCTTCGCCAAGATCGACAACGAGGGGAGCATACTCCCCTGTCTCGTCgtctccatcatcttccatttctaGCTCAActtcctcgccgtcctccaGCTGGATTATGCCCCGGCGGACAAAGGCTTCGCGATCCAATTCCCAGTCGTATTCGTCTTTGACCCATGTAGCCAGCTTGTCGAATTCTGCCTTCAGCGTAGGACCAGGGTTGTCGACAACTTCATAAAGGGTTCGCCTGAACTTCATCAGGAGCTTGCGCAGAAATTCCCCGCCATCGACTCCGTCAATATCGAACAGTCCACCTTCGACATCGTCACACCGTTTTAACTGTAGCAGAAGCAATCGGAGTACGCTCACCATGAAAGGCTCACGATCCT of Aspergillus fumigatus Af293 chromosome 2, whole genome shotgun sequence contains these proteins:
- a CDS encoding branched-chain amino acid aminotransferase, cytosolic, which translates into the protein MGSIAQTVRELDASTVKVTRSTNLRLVPEPGSPEELSHSHCTDHMVTVRWTVNNGWETPEIKPYENLSIPPTAGCLHYATECFEGMKVYRGYDGKLRLFRPDCNGERLVMSAQRTSLPTFRFEELKVLIAKLMQIDGPRWLPKDQPGRFLYLRPTLIGSGPHLGVQTPKEALLFIIAVPWPDPSKKPVAPGTKPGLKLLASHPETIRAWPGGFGYAKLGANYGPSLSAHGQAQALGFDQVLWLFGEDRQVTEAGASNFFIIWENKDTGRLELVTAPLENQLILAGVTRRSVLELARSRLTKPVGSLAPVDVVEKALTIGDVELAWKEGRVVEAFVSGTAYFITPVKLVRNGDLDMDMVDAGVERAGYATQIRSWLEAIMYGKENHEWSYVIEGEVEN